The Verrucomicrobiota bacterium genomic sequence GGCGCACGTGTTCGCCGCGTCGAAGCCGCGCCAGCAGCCGGGCTTCTTCGTCGAGCCGCTCAGGAGGGATCACTACCCAAATGGCTTGACCAACCGCCTCCTTGGCCGCGTAGCCAAACAGGCGCTCGGCGCCCCGGTTCCAACTGGTGATGGTGCTCTCGAGGGTTTTGCCGATGATGGCGTCCTCAGAGCCTTCCACGATAGCGGCGAGCCGGGCCCGTATCTCCTCAGCCTGCTTGCGCTCGGAGATGTCAAGCACCACCCCCTCCATGCGCAAGGGCCGGCCGGCCGCATCGTAATAGCCGCGCCCCTTGGCGTTCAGCCAGTGCACGGTGCCGTCGGGCCACACGATGCGGTACTCCACGTCGTAATTGGTGCGCCCGTCCAACGCGTGGCGTACTGCGGCGTCCACCCCCGCCCGATCCTCGGGGTGGAGCGCGGCCACGAATGTGTCGTACGTCACGGCCGTGCGAGGCGTCACGCCAAAGAGGGCCAGGCACTGCTCTGACCAGACCAACTCGCCGCTGCCCAAGTCCCAGTGCCACGGGCCCAGGCGGGCGCCGGCCATCGCCAGCCGCAGCCGTTCTTCACTTTGGCGCAACCGTTCATTGGCCTGCTGCCGTTGCGCCTCGGCCGTGTTGAGCGAGCGAGCGCCCAGCCAGACCAGGGCGGCAAACGCCAGGGCATTGGAGGCGGCGAAGACGGCCAGCCCAAACTCAGCGCCGTACCAGCCCGCGCGTTCGCCCTGGAGCCGCAGCCAGCCCAGCAGAAATGGTAGGCTCAACGCCACCGGAAGCATGCGCCGGGCCATATGGCCTCCGAGCGTGTGACCCGTGAAGGGAGCCATCAAGCCCTGCTCGGGTCGAATGCCGAGCACGGCCACCCCCAGCAGGACGAACAAGAGCGCCGTGTGCAATGCAACCGCCGAAAAGGGCGCGATCCGGTACAGCGCTGGCGCGCCGTAGGCGTAGCCGAGGAGAACAAGGCAGCCGATAAACACCCCGGCCAGAGCCAGGTGCTGAGAAGCCACCCCTTTGCCGTGCGACTCGGCCTTCATTCGCAACAGCGCCAAGCCCATGAGGATGGATTCGGCGGCGCTCACGGGCGCCATGCGGGCCGGGAAGGGGCCGCCGCCGGCCCGGACCGCCTCGGGTAAGAACAGGTCGTCGATGCCGATATCAAACCGGAACAGGTGCTCGCCCAAGCTCACCGCGCCCACCAACATCGCCAACCCGGCGCAGGCCTGCCCCAAAACCTTGCGCAACGCGCCCGGCGTCTCGGAGGGACCCGAAGGCGCATGGAGTAACCAAAGGGCGCTGCCCAGCAGGATGAAACACAGCGCCGTGCTGGGCCTCATCGGCGCCCAACCCGGCGCGACGCTTTTGAGGGCCGTAACATCCAGCGCCCAGCCCACCAGCACCAGAACGGCCGTGAGGACCACCAGGCAAGCGGCCGCCTTTGGCCATCCGGTCGATCTTGGCCGTTCAGCCGGCGCGGAGGGCGCGCCTTCAGATCGTCGCGCTCGCAAGGCCATGGACCGA encodes the following:
- a CDS encoding PAS domain S-box protein; its protein translation is MALRARRSEGAPSAPAERPRSTGWPKAAACLVVLTAVLVLVGWALDVTALKSVAPGWAPMRPSTALCFILLGSALWLLHAPSGPSETPGALRKVLGQACAGLAMLVGAVSLGEHLFRFDIGIDDLFLPEAVRAGGGPFPARMAPVSAAESILMGLALLRMKAESHGKGVASQHLALAGVFIGCLVLLGYAYGAPALYRIAPFSAVALHTALLFVLLGVAVLGIRPEQGLMAPFTGHTLGGHMARRMLPVALSLPFLLGWLRLQGERAGWYGAEFGLAVFAASNALAFAALVWLGARSLNTAEAQRQQANERLRQSEERLRLAMAGARLGPWHWDLGSGELVWSEQCLALFGVTPRTAVTYDTFVAALHPEDRAGVDAAVRHALDGRTNYDVEYRIVWPDGTVHWLNAKGRGYYDAAGRPLRMEGVVLDISERKQAEEIRARLAAIVEGSEDAIIGKTLESTITSWNRGAERLFGYAAKEAVGQAIWVVIPPERLDEEARLLARLRRGEHVRHYETVRRHKNGRVVDVSLTMSPIADGAGRIAGAATIARDITERKRAEQALRESNRFNEQIIQGAQEGIIVLDRELRYLVWNPYMERVSGAKAGDVIGRHALEVFPHLEALGLYAHLERALAGEYLKSPDTLMPLPHRGRPVWIAAEEGPLYSATGVVTGVIVTIHEITERKEAEAELKALNETLERRVRERTAEAVQANRRKSEFLAHMSHELRTPLNAIIGFSEVLADEKAGPLNAKQKDYLGDVLSSGRHLLRLINDVLDMAKVEAGKMELRLETFPLAKALGEVCAVVKAIADQKGVTLTWAVAPELGAVALDGQKLKQICYNLLSNAVKFTDSPGRVELTAAPQDECRFELQVKDTGRGIKPEDLPRLFSTFEQLEPSASHRFEGTGLGLALTKRLVELQGGSITVESRYGQGSTFAVVLPRRLVPEDGREG